The following proteins are encoded in a genomic region of Leptospira fainei serovar Hurstbridge str. BUT 6:
- a CDS encoding DUF1577 domain-containing protein, whose translation MEVEYRSFLQSPRVWDKITDPTKVGYILKEYVHNNGLFLKENPLKQELQILQHSPDGKIHLRIDPNFVNHEDEITVYKTLSKHMEIGFKVETIHEESGIAICTPEYVKIAKDGRISPRIEGLAGKVVAHRFHTLKKEQDSTKVLGTSGQILLTDLHRNILSDFPGSRLIFQAGRELTPEQELVKRTGKVIFISDAISLEQPSFDSVGDFGIIDLKKELEEEMILEDRIKAYRLGKIKSFVVVPIFYKDPLGDKLLALGYADSKEASLDPSILKKYSELEQTFNSRIEDSNTLDIDIRQNVVNASEGGILLEVTESQLVESFLHKPFFTADLTFKMQAPLRFAFKIRHISQLGEIYLVGAEIVGSNDAKTNMTLLKKNLSFVKSL comes from the coding sequence ATGGAAGTCGAATATCGATCCTTCCTGCAATCGCCAAGGGTTTGGGATAAAATAACGGACCCTACCAAAGTGGGTTATATCCTTAAGGAATATGTACATAATAACGGCTTATTCCTGAAGGAAAATCCGCTGAAACAAGAACTACAAATTCTTCAGCATTCTCCCGACGGCAAAATTCATTTGCGGATTGATCCGAACTTCGTAAATCACGAAGATGAAATTACCGTTTATAAAACTCTTAGTAAGCATATGGAGATCGGCTTTAAAGTCGAAACCATTCATGAAGAAAGCGGTATAGCAATCTGCACGCCGGAATACGTAAAAATCGCAAAGGACGGGAGAATTTCTCCGAGAATTGAAGGTTTAGCCGGCAAAGTAGTCGCACACAGATTTCACACGTTAAAAAAAGAACAAGACTCAACGAAAGTTTTAGGAACTTCCGGTCAAATACTGCTGACCGATTTACATCGTAATATTCTTTCGGATTTTCCCGGATCGCGTCTGATTTTCCAAGCCGGTCGAGAATTAACGCCCGAACAGGAATTGGTAAAACGGACTGGAAAGGTGATCTTTATTTCCGATGCTATTTCCCTTGAACAACCGTCTTTCGATTCGGTAGGCGATTTTGGGATAATTGACTTGAAGAAAGAACTCGAAGAAGAAATGATTCTAGAGGACAGAATCAAGGCCTATCGACTTGGCAAAATAAAATCCTTCGTCGTGGTTCCCATATTTTATAAAGATCCGCTTGGCGACAAACTATTGGCTCTCGGATATGCCGATTCTAAGGAAGCCTCTCTAGATCCTTCCATTTTAAAGAAATACAGCGAACTTGAGCAGACTTTCAATAGCCGAATCGAGGATTCTAACACTCTCGACATAGACATTCGACAAAACGTGGTAAACGCTTCCGAAGGTGGAATTCTTCTAGAAGTCACTGAATCCCAGTTAGTGGAGTCTTTTCTGCACAAACCTTTCTTTACAGCCGACTTAACCTTCAAAATGCAGGCGCCCCTTAGGTTTGCATTTAAAATCCGACATATTTCCCAGCTTGGGGAAATTTATCTGGTTGGCGCAGAAATAGTTGGCTCCAACGATGCAAAGACGAATATGACTCTATTAAAGAAGAATCTAAGCTTCGTTAAGAGCCTTTAA